In Pedobacter sp. W3I1, one DNA window encodes the following:
- a CDS encoding bestrophin family protein: MLLIQNIRLSRILRNTWHVDLIMIASCTAAYFVREYLIAHHFSIPSIIPTVLGTAIAFFIGFNNNQAYDRWWEARKIWGALVNDSRSFARALINYVDEDEESVKRMIYRHIAFLYALKASLRGTVDEIYTKYLSEADLKEIRKHNNAHNALLNIQSRDLQKLSKANAIDGFRFIEINEMLTRFSDCMGMNERIKNTIFPTTYSYLTKVFIWLFVVTFTLVISQDAGPAAIFLGWLIGFVFVSTQINGMSLVNPFENNSAGVPLNQITRTIEINLLQMLEEDEIPEPVKPINNEYVL, from the coding sequence ATGCTTTTAATACAAAACATTCGGTTAAGTAGAATTTTAAGAAATACCTGGCACGTTGATCTGATCATGATTGCCTCTTGCACGGCAGCTTATTTTGTACGCGAGTATTTAATTGCGCATCATTTTTCCATTCCATCCATTATTCCAACGGTTTTAGGTACGGCCATTGCCTTTTTTATTGGTTTTAACAATAACCAGGCCTACGACAGGTGGTGGGAAGCTCGTAAAATATGGGGAGCCTTGGTAAACGATTCACGCTCTTTCGCAAGGGCTTTGATTAATTATGTTGATGAGGATGAGGAAAGCGTAAAGCGTATGATTTACAGGCATATTGCATTTTTATATGCTTTAAAGGCCAGTTTGAGAGGAACAGTAGATGAAATTTACACCAAATATTTATCTGAGGCAGATTTAAAAGAAATTAGGAAACACAATAATGCACATAATGCCCTTTTAAATATTCAATCGAGAGATTTACAAAAATTATCAAAAGCAAATGCTATTGATGGTTTCCGTTTTATTGAGATCAATGAGATGCTTACGCGATTTTCTGATTGTATGGGCATGAATGAGCGCATTAAAAACACCATATTCCCTACTACTTATTCCTACCTCACTAAAGTATTTATCTGGTTATTTGTGGTAACATTTACCCTGGTCATCAGTCAGGACGCTGGGCCTGCAGCTATATTTTTGGGCTGGTTAATCGGTTTTGTATTTGTATCTACGCAGATTAATGGAATGAGCCTGGTTAACCCGTTCGAAAACAATTCAGCAGGCGTTCCGCTTAACCAGATTACCAGGACAATAGAGATCAATCTTTTGCAAATGCTCGAAGAAGACGAAATTCCGGAGCCCGTTAAACCTATAAATAACGAATATGTTCTTTAA